One window from the genome of Pseudonocardia hierapolitana encodes:
- a CDS encoding ABC transporter permease subunit, giving the protein MTRTAPADSSALEKAERPRRSFGQVWDRYGILIVLLAMVALMAVIAPNFWSLSNGFNVARAVSINAVLAAGMTLVILTGGIDLSVGSVIGVAGVTSVLLWNGGAPALVAVLGGILVGAAAGLLNGLLVAYLALPAFIVTLGALTYLRGTAYALTDGQPLIAKGDLGFRLLGNGNIAAIPSPVVVMVITYLAVWFVLERTTFGRHIYAVGGNVEAARLAGIKVKRVLLKVYLLAGLTAGLAGVMFAARVESGQPRAGEGYELDAIAAVVLGGTSLFGGRGRIHGTFVGALIIGVLSNGLVLMNVPFFTQLIIKGAVIIVAVGLDSLKNWRSG; this is encoded by the coding sequence ATGACCCGCACCGCCCCGGCGGACAGCTCCGCCCTCGAGAAGGCCGAGCGCCCGCGGCGCAGCTTCGGCCAGGTGTGGGACCGCTACGGCATCCTCATCGTGCTGCTGGCGATGGTCGCCCTGATGGCGGTGATCGCGCCCAACTTCTGGAGCCTCAGCAACGGCTTCAACGTCGCCCGTGCCGTCTCGATCAACGCCGTGCTGGCCGCCGGCATGACGCTCGTCATCCTCACCGGCGGCATCGACCTGTCGGTCGGGTCCGTCATCGGCGTGGCCGGTGTGACGTCCGTGCTGCTGTGGAACGGCGGCGCCCCCGCCCTCGTCGCCGTGCTGGGCGGGATCCTCGTCGGCGCGGCGGCCGGGCTGCTCAACGGCCTGCTCGTGGCCTACCTCGCGCTGCCCGCCTTCATCGTCACGCTCGGGGCGCTCACCTACCTGCGCGGCACCGCATACGCGCTCACCGACGGCCAGCCGCTCATCGCCAAGGGCGATCTGGGCTTCCGCCTGCTCGGCAACGGCAACATCGCCGCGATCCCCTCGCCCGTGGTGGTCATGGTGATCACCTACCTCGCCGTGTGGTTCGTCCTCGAACGCACCACGTTCGGCCGGCACATCTACGCCGTCGGCGGCAACGTCGAGGCGGCCCGCCTGGCCGGCATCAAGGTGAAGCGGGTGCTGCTGAAGGTGTACCTGCTCGCCGGGCTCACGGCCGGGCTCGCCGGCGTCATGTTCGCCGCCCGCGTCGAGTCCGGTCAGCCGCGCGCGGGCGAGGGCTACGAGCTCGACGCGATCGCCGCGGTCGTCCTCGGCGGCACCTCGCTCTTCGGTGGCCGCGGCCGGATCCACGGCACGTTCGTCGGCGCGCTCATCATCGGCGTCCTCAGCAACGGCCTGGTGCTCATGAACGTGCCGTTCTTCACCCAGCTGATCATCAAGGGCGCCGTCATCATCGTCGCCGTCGGGCTGGACAGCCTGAAGAACTGGCGGTCCGGCTAG
- a CDS encoding alpha/beta hydrolase family protein: MDVLAAVIAATIAVLPGQPPPTAADVQDSQLSVTTADGLTLAATLHVPAGARPGLPGMVLVHGSGPRTREHLRAEAEAFARAGIVTLTYDKRTMGYSFTQRSYSQLADDAVAAAAVLRGRAEVDPGKVGIWGLSEGGWVAPLAAARDPHTAFLVVVGANGVAPLRQQAWADAAELEHAGVRGSLVDAGSRTLYRLIAGGGVFPEPYHDPAPPLRALTLPVLGIWGALDRATPPVESVAAYREFLDQAGHRQYTLRTFDRAEHTLRASATGYDRGAEFAPGYVDLVGAWVSDVAAGRAPSTSVEGAGEQSRPTADVPPLAWYESVWVQAGALALMLAGFTGLGFTAACRRMRGRSRVPAPRSARVLAGAGLTAVAGCLVYLGLVLTSRGGQFDPGPMIAGRPLPWLALQALAVVAAGAAVVLGVRTWRRGAGGPRTVLLLSAGAVFVPWAAYWGLLLP, translated from the coding sequence ATGGACGTTCTCGCCGCCGTCATCGCCGCCACCATCGCGGTGCTGCCCGGTCAACCGCCGCCGACCGCCGCCGACGTCCAGGATTCGCAGCTCTCCGTCACGACCGCCGACGGGCTGACCCTTGCGGCAACGCTGCACGTCCCGGCTGGTGCACGGCCCGGCCTGCCCGGCATGGTGCTGGTGCACGGGTCCGGGCCCCGCACCCGGGAGCACCTCCGCGCGGAGGCGGAGGCCTTCGCGCGAGCGGGCATCGTCACGCTCACCTACGACAAGCGCACCATGGGCTACTCGTTCACGCAGCGCTCGTACTCCCAGCTCGCCGACGACGCGGTCGCCGCTGCCGCGGTGCTGCGGGGCCGGGCGGAGGTCGATCCGGGGAAGGTCGGGATATGGGGGCTCAGCGAGGGCGGCTGGGTCGCTCCGCTCGCCGCCGCCCGCGACCCGCACACGGCGTTCCTCGTGGTGGTGGGTGCGAACGGTGTCGCGCCGCTGCGGCAGCAGGCCTGGGCCGACGCGGCCGAGCTGGAGCACGCCGGGGTGCGCGGCTCACTGGTCGACGCAGGCTCGCGCACGCTCTACCGGCTGATCGCAGGCGGCGGCGTGTTCCCGGAGCCGTATCACGACCCCGCTCCGCCGCTACGCGCGCTCACGCTGCCGGTGCTCGGCATCTGGGGTGCGCTGGACCGGGCGACCCCGCCCGTCGAGAGCGTTGCCGCCTACCGGGAGTTCCTCGATCAGGCCGGCCACCGGCAGTACACGCTGCGCACGTTCGACCGCGCGGAACACACCCTGCGCGCCAGCGCGACCGGGTACGACCGGGGCGCGGAGTTCGCACCCGGCTACGTCGACCTCGTGGGCGCGTGGGTCTCCGACGTCGCCGCCGGCCGGGCCCCGTCGACGTCCGTGGAGGGCGCGGGGGAGCAGTCGCGGCCGACCGCGGACGTGCCGCCTCTGGCCTGGTACGAGTCGGTGTGGGTGCAGGCAGGCGCCCTCGCCCTGATGCTGGCCGGCTTCACCGGGCTCGGCTTCACGGCGGCCTGCCGTCGGATGCGCGGGCGCTCCCGGGTGCCGGCGCCGCGGTCGGCCCGCGTGCTGGCCGGAGCGGGCCTCACCGCCGTGGCGGGCTGCCTGGTCTACCTCGGACTCGTGCTGACGAGCCGGGGCGGGCAGTTCGATCCCGGCCCGATGATCGCCGGCCGACCGCTGCCATGGCTCGCGCTCCAGGCGCTGGCCGTCGTCGCGGCCGGTGCCGCGGTCGTGCTCGGCGTGCGGACCTGGCGCCGCGGTGCGGGCGGGCCACGGACGGTGCTGCTGCTGTCGGCGGGTGCGGTGTTCGTCCCCTGGGCCGCGTACTGGGGGCTGCTGCTGCCGTAG
- a CDS encoding pyridoxal phosphate-dependent decarboxylase family protein, whose product MRSLLQHVAEVAADYRASLPDRPVQAPTAPDTLLERFGGPLPRTGTPPAQVVDDLVAAAEGGLMSTAGPRYFGFVVGGALAAATAADVLAVGWDQAAFNNALSPAAVAAERAASGWLLELLGLPATATVGFVTGAQAGNTVGLAAGRHQVLRAAGWDVERDGLQGAPRVRVVAGDERHATIDRSARLLGLGTAAIEPVAADRNGAIDVAELRRVLAAGHGAPTVLCLQAGNVNTGACDDLRAAIALGREHGAWVHVDGAFGLWAAAAPGRAHLVEGVELADSWACDGHKWLNVPYDCGFAICAHPEVHVAAMNYTASYLTGSGGPVPMPGDLVLESSRRARGFAVWAALRELGADGMAELVERCCRLAARFAEGLAAHGLEIANDVVLNQVLVGFGDDTRTDAVIAAVQRDGTCWMGGTTWRGRRYMRIAVSNAMTTEDDVDRSVAAVLRAVDVV is encoded by the coding sequence ATGAGATCGCTTCTGCAGCATGTCGCGGAGGTCGCCGCGGACTACCGGGCGTCCCTCCCCGACCGGCCGGTGCAGGCGCCGACCGCCCCGGACACGCTGCTGGAGCGGTTCGGCGGGCCCCTGCCCCGCACCGGCACGCCACCTGCGCAGGTCGTGGACGACCTCGTCGCGGCGGCCGAGGGCGGGCTGATGAGCACCGCGGGCCCGCGCTACTTCGGTTTCGTCGTCGGCGGCGCGCTCGCCGCCGCCACGGCCGCGGACGTGCTCGCCGTGGGGTGGGACCAGGCCGCCTTCAACAACGCGCTCTCCCCCGCGGCGGTGGCGGCCGAGCGGGCCGCGAGCGGCTGGCTGCTCGAGCTGCTCGGCCTGCCGGCCACAGCCACCGTCGGGTTCGTCACCGGAGCACAGGCCGGCAACACCGTGGGGCTGGCCGCAGGCCGCCACCAGGTGCTGCGCGCCGCCGGGTGGGACGTCGAGCGCGATGGCCTCCAGGGCGCCCCGCGGGTGCGGGTCGTCGCCGGCGATGAGCGCCACGCCACGATCGACCGGTCGGCGCGCCTGCTCGGCCTCGGCACCGCCGCGATCGAGCCGGTGGCCGCCGACCGGAACGGCGCGATCGACGTCGCCGAACTGCGCCGCGTCCTCGCCGCAGGACACGGCGCGCCGACGGTCCTGTGCCTGCAGGCCGGCAACGTCAACACCGGCGCCTGCGACGACCTGCGCGCCGCCATCGCGCTGGGCCGCGAGCACGGCGCCTGGGTGCACGTCGACGGCGCGTTCGGGCTGTGGGCGGCCGCCGCGCCCGGCCGCGCCCACCTCGTCGAGGGCGTCGAGCTGGCCGATTCGTGGGCCTGCGACGGGCACAAGTGGCTCAACGTCCCCTACGACTGCGGCTTCGCGATCTGCGCCCACCCGGAGGTGCACGTCGCCGCGATGAACTACACCGCGAGCTACCTCACCGGCTCGGGTGGTCCGGTGCCGATGCCGGGTGACCTCGTCCTCGAGTCGTCCCGCCGCGCGCGCGGCTTCGCCGTCTGGGCCGCGCTGCGCGAGCTGGGCGCCGACGGGATGGCGGAGCTCGTGGAGCGGTGCTGCCGCCTGGCCGCCCGCTTCGCCGAGGGGCTCGCGGCCCACGGGCTGGAGATCGCGAACGACGTCGTGCTCAACCAGGTCCTCGTCGGGTTCGGCGACGACACCCGCACCGACGCGGTGATCGCCGCCGTCCAGCGCGACGGGACCTGCTGGATGGGGGGCACCACCTGGCGCGGCCGCCGCTACATGCGCATCGCCGTCTCCAATGCGATGACCACCGAGGACGACGTGGACCGCTCGGTCGCCGCCGTGCTCCGGGCCGTCGATGTTGTCTGA
- a CDS encoding sugar ABC transporter ATP-binding protein, with amino-acid sequence MRSAGPALLTMEGITKSFGGAPALRGVDFDLRAGEVHALMGENGAGKSTLMKVLAGVHAPDAGTIRIDGEQVTVSSPIEAAALGIAIIHQELNTVPDMTVAENLALGAEPRTRWGGLDRRRVLRDAEEKLARVRADVDPRLPMRRLSVGRQQMVEIARALAEDARILVLDEPTAALSDREARQLFALIDEMRAAGMGLVYISHRMEEVWQLADRVTVFRDGRSVGTSEKAEITPERVVTQMIGRNVEELYVHDDRAPGDVVLRVRGLTDGAGIGPVDLELRAGEVVGMVGLIGAGRTEIARMIYGADRARGGTVELDGKPLDNRSPATSIRDGIGLLPESRKEQALFPQMSIRDNLVAAALGTLSRLGVLRRGAIGEVARRQMDTLRIRTAASQDAGHLSGGNQQKVVLGRWLTVGPRVLVLDEPTRGVDIGAKYEIYRIINEQVRRGVAVLVVSSDLPEALGISDRVLVVRGGRIVAELDRSEATEEAVMLHATGVAGSGTAVGSEQNGGTHA; translated from the coding sequence ATGAGATCCGCGGGGCCCGCTCTCCTCACCATGGAGGGCATCACCAAGTCGTTCGGTGGTGCCCCCGCCCTGCGGGGCGTCGACTTCGACCTGCGCGCCGGCGAGGTCCACGCCCTCATGGGGGAGAACGGCGCGGGCAAGTCGACGCTGATGAAGGTGCTCGCCGGCGTCCATGCCCCGGACGCCGGCACGATCCGCATCGACGGCGAGCAGGTCACCGTCTCGTCCCCGATCGAGGCGGCGGCACTGGGCATCGCGATCATCCACCAGGAGCTCAACACCGTCCCCGACATGACGGTCGCGGAGAACCTGGCGCTCGGGGCCGAGCCGCGCACCCGCTGGGGCGGCCTCGACCGCAGGCGGGTGCTGCGCGACGCCGAGGAGAAGCTGGCCCGGGTCCGCGCCGACGTCGACCCGCGGCTGCCGATGCGCCGCCTGTCCGTGGGCCGCCAGCAGATGGTCGAGATCGCCCGCGCCCTCGCCGAGGACGCCCGGATCCTGGTGCTCGACGAGCCCACCGCGGCGCTGTCCGACCGGGAGGCCCGCCAGCTCTTCGCGCTGATCGACGAGATGCGCGCCGCCGGGATGGGGCTGGTCTACATCAGCCACCGGATGGAGGAGGTCTGGCAGCTCGCCGATCGCGTCACCGTGTTCCGCGACGGCCGCTCGGTGGGCACCAGCGAGAAGGCCGAGATCACCCCGGAGCGGGTGGTCACCCAGATGATCGGGCGCAACGTGGAGGAGCTCTACGTCCACGACGACCGTGCGCCCGGCGATGTCGTCCTCCGGGTCCGGGGCCTCACCGACGGCGCCGGGATCGGGCCGGTGGACCTGGAGCTGCGCGCAGGCGAGGTCGTCGGGATGGTCGGCCTCATCGGCGCCGGCCGCACCGAGATCGCCCGGATGATCTACGGCGCCGACCGCGCCAGGGGCGGCACCGTCGAGCTCGACGGCAAGCCGCTCGACAACCGCTCCCCCGCCACCAGCATCCGCGACGGCATCGGGCTGCTCCCCGAGAGCCGCAAGGAGCAGGCGCTCTTCCCGCAGATGTCGATCCGCGACAACCTGGTGGCCGCGGCGCTCGGCACGCTGTCCCGGCTCGGCGTGCTGCGTCGGGGCGCCATCGGCGAGGTGGCCCGGCGGCAGATGGACACCCTGCGCATCCGCACCGCGGCCTCGCAGGACGCGGGCCACCTGTCCGGCGGCAACCAGCAGAAGGTGGTGCTCGGCCGCTGGCTCACCGTCGGCCCCCGGGTGCTGGTTCTCGACGAACCCACCCGCGGTGTGGACATCGGCGCCAAGTACGAGATCTACCGGATCATCAACGAGCAGGTCCGCCGCGGCGTCGCCGTGCTCGTGGTCTCCTCCGACCTGCCCGAGGCGCTGGGCATCAGCGACCGGGTGCTGGTGGTGCGCGGCGGGCGGATCGTCGCCGAGCTCGACCGGTCCGAGGCCACCGAGGAGGCCGTCATGCTGCACGCCACCGGGGTGGCCGGCTCCGGCACAGCGGTGGGCAGCGAGCAGAACGGAGGCACCCACGCATGA
- a CDS encoding alcohol dehydrogenase — protein MPTYRSAQVNEPGGPFHIVERDFPEPGRGQVRITVEACGVCRSDAAFVGAAFPNVPFPLVTGHEIAGRVAAVGDDVEGWEPGERVAVGWFGGHCGTCVACRDGDFIHCERLQVPGWAYPGGYAEAAVVPVNALARIPDRLSATEAAPMGCAGVTTFNALRRSTARPGDLVAVLGLGGLGHLGVQFANKLGFETVAIARGSDKAEAAEKLGAHHYVDGSAGDVAERLQALGGAKVVLATAGSSAAMSATVDGLRRSGELIVVGADPEPIQVSPFQLIATSRTVHGHPSGTARDVEETLRFAALTGIRPITETRPLDEVGTAYDRMLTGEARYRMILTTGQ, from the coding sequence ATGCCCACGTACCGATCCGCCCAGGTCAACGAGCCCGGCGGCCCGTTCCACATCGTCGAGCGGGATTTCCCCGAACCCGGCCGCGGCCAGGTCCGCATCACCGTCGAGGCCTGCGGCGTGTGCCGCTCCGACGCGGCCTTCGTCGGCGCGGCCTTCCCGAACGTGCCGTTCCCCCTGGTCACCGGACACGAGATCGCCGGGCGCGTCGCCGCCGTCGGCGACGACGTCGAGGGCTGGGAGCCCGGCGAGCGGGTGGCGGTCGGCTGGTTCGGCGGCCACTGCGGGACCTGCGTGGCCTGCCGCGACGGCGACTTCATCCACTGCGAGCGGCTCCAGGTGCCGGGCTGGGCCTACCCCGGCGGCTACGCCGAGGCCGCCGTCGTGCCCGTCAACGCACTGGCCCGCATCCCCGACCGGCTGAGCGCGACGGAGGCTGCCCCGATGGGCTGCGCAGGCGTGACCACCTTCAACGCCCTGCGCCGCAGCACGGCCCGCCCCGGCGACCTCGTCGCGGTGCTCGGCCTGGGTGGACTCGGACACCTCGGCGTGCAGTTCGCGAACAAGCTCGGGTTCGAGACCGTCGCCATCGCCCGCGGGTCCGACAAGGCCGAGGCGGCCGAGAAGCTCGGCGCCCACCACTACGTCGACGGCTCCGCAGGCGACGTCGCCGAGCGACTGCAGGCGCTCGGCGGTGCCAAGGTCGTACTGGCCACCGCGGGCAGTTCCGCCGCCATGAGCGCCACCGTCGACGGCCTGCGCCGCTCCGGGGAACTCATCGTCGTCGGCGCCGATCCGGAGCCGATCCAGGTCAGCCCCTTCCAGCTCATCGCGACCAGCAGGACGGTCCACGGCCACCCCTCCGGCACCGCCCGCGACGTCGAGGAGACGCTGCGTTTCGCCGCCCTCACCGGCATCCGACCGATCACCGAGACCCGCCCGCTGGACGAGGTCGGCACGGCCTACGACCGCATGCTCACCGGCGAGGCCCGCTACCGGATGATCCTCACCACCGGACAGTGA
- a CDS encoding MarR family transcriptional regulator produces the protein MAEYSVLALLYAADPKGMRMSDLARRRLMSTGGFTRLADRLVSRGLIERRRSPVDARSFDAILTSEGRALMQGTAPAPQRSARALLQPARR, from the coding sequence ATGGCCGAGTACAGCGTGTTGGCCCTGCTCTACGCCGCCGACCCGAAGGGCATGCGGATGTCGGATCTCGCCCGGCGCCGCCTGATGTCCACCGGTGGTTTCACCCGTCTCGCCGACCGACTCGTGAGCCGCGGGCTCATCGAGCGGCGGCGGTCGCCCGTCGATGCCCGTAGCTTCGATGCGATCCTGACCAGCGAGGGACGGGCGCTCATGCAAGGCACGGCGCCGGCACCACAGCGATCTGCGAGAGCTCTTCTTCAGCCGGCTCGACGATGA
- a CDS encoding ABC transporter substrate-binding protein, whose translation MALGLIRRGRARLVAGGMVLACALAAGCSEGDPVSTERGGAGAQVKTIGLMVQDLSNPFFQSMANGVKAGAEKIGATVNVQDGRQDLGAQNEQIDAFIQQQIDVLLINAVDSDGIGPAVERAKEAGIKVVAIDVAARGAEAQVTLDNTAAGNLACTYLADQIGGAGNILLINGTPISSVQDRVTGCKQALQNYPQITIVAEQNGDNGRAEALTIATDMLTAHPDVKGIFGINDPTALGATLAAQQAGIGGLVIVGVDASPEAVAELQKPDSMFEATAAQDPNTQGAIALEMAQKLFAGEQLEQQSVLVPTEMITRENLAQYKGWQ comes from the coding sequence ATGGCGCTTGGGTTGATCCGACGGGGCCGTGCCCGGCTGGTGGCCGGCGGGATGGTGCTGGCGTGCGCGCTGGCCGCCGGGTGCAGTGAGGGCGACCCGGTCAGCACCGAGCGGGGCGGGGCAGGCGCGCAGGTCAAGACGATCGGGCTGATGGTCCAGGACCTGTCCAACCCGTTCTTCCAGTCGATGGCCAACGGTGTGAAGGCCGGCGCGGAGAAGATCGGCGCCACCGTCAACGTGCAGGACGGGCGGCAGGACCTCGGCGCCCAGAACGAGCAGATCGACGCGTTCATCCAGCAGCAGATCGACGTGTTGCTGATCAACGCGGTCGACTCCGACGGCATCGGGCCCGCCGTCGAGCGCGCCAAGGAGGCCGGGATCAAGGTGGTTGCCATCGACGTCGCGGCGCGCGGCGCCGAGGCGCAGGTCACACTCGACAACACCGCGGCAGGCAACCTGGCGTGCACCTACCTGGCCGACCAGATCGGCGGTGCGGGCAACATCCTGCTGATCAACGGCACCCCGATCTCCTCGGTGCAGGACCGCGTCACCGGGTGCAAGCAGGCGCTGCAGAACTACCCGCAGATCACGATCGTCGCGGAGCAGAACGGCGACAACGGGCGCGCCGAGGCGCTGACCATCGCCACCGACATGCTCACCGCCCACCCCGACGTGAAGGGGATCTTCGGGATCAACGACCCCACCGCGCTGGGCGCCACGCTGGCCGCGCAGCAGGCCGGGATCGGCGGCCTGGTGATCGTCGGCGTCGACGCGTCCCCCGAGGCCGTCGCGGAACTGCAGAAGCCCGACTCGATGTTCGAGGCCACCGCGGCGCAGGACCCCAACACCCAGGGTGCGATCGCGCTGGAGATGGCCCAGAAGCTCTTCGCGGGCGAGCAGCTGGAGCAGCAGTCGGTGTTGGTGCCCACCGAGATGATCACCCGCGAGAACCTGGCGCAGTACAAGGGCTGGCAGTAG
- a CDS encoding phytoene desaturase family protein, with the protein MDHVDAVVVGAGINGMAAAAHLAGAGWSVALVDQHERIGGFVAGEERTVPGYRHDTYSSWHPLFVTGPVYAELGADLHRHGLEYANADGPVAASVSDAGDVTIAHRDVEQTVAGFADPADRDAYRAAIQRFGAHAAHIGGLLGSELRSPGVLGPLWGLARAGGRTELAAYAREVATSGRAWLRTHFRGPEVDRLWAPWLLHAGLAPDSASGGLMVPVFAATLHAAGLPVVVGGAGNFVAAWERLLAERGVTVHTGRRVDRVVLQDGAATGVAGDGWGIAAQRAVLASVTPAALYGQLLPPGAVPAAVAGEAARYRPGRAAMQVHVALSGPVPWRHPALAAVPLVHLSDGSASTAIACAEAEAGLLPRRPTVVVGQQHVLDPSRVPPGTAALWLQLQEVPFAPVGDAAGELDVAGGWDAGLARGYADRVLDRVAAHAPGLRDLVVGTDVITPADLAAYNPNAIAGDPYAGSAELDQNFLWRADHATPVPRLWHIGASTHPGPGLGGASGHLVARRLLTPTMPERLRRMIAARPG; encoded by the coding sequence GTGGATCACGTCGATGCCGTCGTCGTCGGGGCCGGGATCAACGGCATGGCCGCCGCCGCGCATCTCGCGGGAGCGGGATGGTCGGTGGCCCTGGTCGACCAGCACGAGCGGATCGGCGGGTTCGTCGCGGGCGAGGAGCGCACGGTGCCGGGCTACCGCCACGACACCTACTCCTCGTGGCACCCGCTCTTCGTCACCGGTCCCGTCTACGCGGAGCTGGGGGCCGACCTGCACCGGCACGGCCTGGAGTACGCCAACGCCGACGGTCCGGTCGCGGCGTCGGTGTCCGACGCCGGGGACGTGACGATCGCGCACCGGGACGTCGAGCAGACCGTGGCGGGCTTCGCCGACCCCGCCGACCGGGACGCCTACCGCGCCGCGATCCAGCGGTTCGGGGCGCACGCCGCACACATCGGCGGGCTCCTGGGCAGCGAGCTGCGCTCGCCCGGCGTGCTCGGCCCGCTCTGGGGGCTCGCCCGGGCCGGCGGGCGCACCGAGTTGGCGGCCTACGCGCGGGAGGTCGCGACGAGCGGGCGGGCGTGGCTGCGCACGCACTTCCGGGGCCCCGAGGTCGACCGGCTCTGGGCGCCGTGGCTGCTGCACGCGGGCCTGGCCCCCGACAGCGCGTCCGGCGGGCTGATGGTGCCGGTCTTCGCCGCCACCCTGCACGCCGCGGGCCTGCCCGTCGTGGTCGGCGGCGCGGGGAACTTCGTGGCCGCGTGGGAGCGGCTGCTCGCCGAGCGGGGCGTCACCGTGCACACCGGCCGGCGGGTCGACCGCGTGGTGCTGCAGGACGGGGCGGCCACCGGGGTCGCGGGCGACGGCTGGGGCATCGCCGCCCAGCGGGCGGTGCTCGCGTCGGTGACGCCGGCCGCGCTGTACGGGCAGCTGCTGCCGCCCGGTGCGGTGCCGGCCGCGGTGGCCGGGGAGGCGGCGCGCTATCGCCCGGGGCGGGCGGCGATGCAGGTGCACGTCGCGCTGTCCGGGCCCGTGCCGTGGCGCCACCCGGCGCTGGCCGCGGTGCCGCTCGTGCACCTGTCGGACGGGTCGGCGTCCACGGCGATCGCCTGCGCCGAGGCCGAGGCGGGCCTGCTGCCGCGGCGCCCGACGGTGGTGGTCGGCCAGCAGCACGTCCTCGACCCCTCGCGAGTGCCTCCCGGGACGGCCGCGCTCTGGCTGCAGCTGCAGGAGGTGCCGTTCGCCCCGGTCGGCGACGCGGCAGGCGAGCTGGACGTCGCGGGCGGATGGGACGCCGGCCTCGCCCGCGGGTACGCCGACCGCGTGCTCGACCGGGTCGCGGCGCACGCACCGGGGCTGCGCGACCTGGTGGTCGGGACGGACGTGATCACCCCCGCCGACCTCGCCGCGTACAACCCGAACGCGATCGCAGGGGACCCCTACGCCGGCTCGGCCGAGCTGGACCAGAACTTCCTCTGGCGTGCCGACCACGCGACGCCGGTGCCGCGGCTGTGGCACATCGGCGCGTCGACGCACCCGGGTCCCGGCCTGGGCGGAGCGTCCGGCCACCTCGTCGCCCGTCGCCTGCTCACGCCGACGATGCCCGAGCGGCTGCGCCGGATGATCGCCGCCCGGCCGGGGTAG
- a CDS encoding alpha/beta fold hydrolase produces the protein MTEDGPPLPDALERHRDTSAGRIRSRSVGEPGPGVPEVVLVQGMAVADYLMPAVAELGRWTRAHLVELPGFAGSGQATRKLDVPGYAAAVVEWLDAAQLGPVVLAGHSSGTQVAARAAVQAGSRVAAVVLASPTVAPIARPLPRMLLRWRLDGRHEPPGLTESHLPEWRRAGVRGLLHLVRVHLRDRIEESVPALTVPVLVLRGADDRLSTREWARGLAAAAPSGRYQEVPGAHTFLWADPGSWSAPVRQLALGAS, from the coding sequence ATGACGGAGGACGGCCCGCCCCTGCCGGATGCGCTGGAGCGCCACCGGGACACATCGGCGGGCCGGATCCGCAGCCGCTCCGTGGGGGAGCCCGGACCGGGTGTGCCCGAGGTGGTGCTGGTGCAGGGGATGGCCGTGGCCGACTACCTGATGCCCGCGGTCGCGGAGCTGGGCAGGTGGACGCGGGCGCACCTCGTCGAGCTGCCGGGGTTCGCCGGGAGCGGGCAGGCGACGCGCAAGCTCGACGTGCCCGGGTACGCCGCGGCGGTGGTCGAGTGGCTCGACGCCGCGCAACTCGGGCCGGTGGTACTGGCAGGGCACTCGAGCGGGACGCAGGTCGCCGCCCGGGCCGCGGTGCAGGCGGGGTCGCGCGTGGCCGCGGTGGTACTGGCCAGTCCCACCGTCGCCCCGATCGCGCGGCCGTTGCCGCGCATGCTCCTGCGCTGGCGGCTCGACGGGCGGCACGAGCCACCCGGCCTGACCGAGTCGCACCTGCCCGAGTGGCGGCGGGCGGGTGTGCGCGGGCTGCTGCACCTGGTGCGGGTGCACCTGCGGGACCGCATCGAGGAGTCCGTCCCCGCGCTGACCGTCCCGGTGCTCGTGCTGCGTGGCGCCGACGACCGGCTGAGCACGCGCGAGTGGGCCCGCGGTCTCGCCGCGGCCGCGCCGTCGGGCCGGTACCAGGAGGTGCCCGGGGCGCACACCTTCCTCTGGGCGGACCCGGGCTCGTGGAGCGCGCCGGTGCGGCAGCTGGCGCTCGGCGCGTCATGA
- a CDS encoding ArsR/SmtB family transcription factor has protein sequence MADQGEPRELTDPATLKALAHPLRRRILRHLDSKGPATSTSLARALGQNTGATSYHLRRLAEHGFVEDAPEQGQGRERWWRARRQDIRFPPRSTMSADMRATFDEFARHGVAEDIEAFARFQRQRDAMGEWGDGLLFSRGVLHLTKDELLRFWTDYMELLRRYAAATDPPTEGARRLLVRFVAFPDVDGE, from the coding sequence GTGGCAGACCAGGGAGAACCCCGAGAGCTCACCGATCCGGCGACCCTGAAGGCACTGGCCCACCCGCTGCGGCGGCGGATCCTGCGCCACCTGGACTCGAAGGGACCGGCGACCTCGACCTCGCTGGCCCGGGCGCTCGGGCAGAACACCGGCGCCACCAGCTACCACCTGCGCCGGCTCGCCGAACACGGCTTCGTGGAGGACGCGCCGGAGCAGGGCCAGGGCCGTGAGCGCTGGTGGCGGGCGCGGCGCCAGGACATCCGGTTCCCACCGCGCAGCACGATGAGCGCCGACATGCGGGCGACGTTCGACGAGTTCGCCCGCCACGGCGTCGCCGAGGACATCGAGGCGTTCGCCCGGTTCCAGCGGCAGCGCGATGCGATGGGCGAGTGGGGCGACGGACTGCTGTTCTCGCGGGGAGTGCTGCACCTCACCAAGGACGAGCTGCTGCGGTTCTGGACGGACTACATGGAGCTCCTCCGGCGCTACGCCGCCGCCACCGACCCGCCGACGGAAGGAGCGCGCCGCCTCCTCGTCCGGTTCGTCGCCTTCCCCGACGTGGACGGCGAGTAG